In the genome of Acidobacteriota bacterium, one region contains:
- a CDS encoding 30S ribosomal protein S1, translated as MSNADAPKKTTSQGGVKTLPGFSTFSSAQDGAEIDPQEYARLLEFYDTSFRNIAEGEVVKGTVVKVTPTEVVVDVGFKSEGIIPIEEFIDENGQVAAQPGDTVDVLLERTEDRDGYVVLSREKAEKMKIWDEVEKAYQDKKVVIGRVIERIKGGLAVDIGVRAFLPGSQIDVRPVRNLDALKGQELRMRVIKVNKKRGNIVLSRKVLLEEENAEKKKTTLDTLAEGKVLRGTVKNLTDYGAFIDLGGIDGLLHITDMSWGRVTHPSEVVRVGDEIDVIVLKYDPGTERVSLGHKQLVPDPWGNVIERYPVGIRVAGKVVSLTDYGAFVELEPGVEGLIHVSEMSWSKRVKHPSKMLNVGDSVEAMVLGVDPGARRISLGLKQVESNPWHELASKYPVGTTITGKVRNLTEFGAFVEVEEGIDGLIHISDMSWSKIKHPSEVLKKGDTVEAQVLSIDADNQRLSLGLKQLQTGIWKEFFDKHRVGDVVDGKVVRLTNFGAFVELADGIEGLIHVSEFDSTQGGEKLELRPGETYQMKIIRLVPEERKIGLSIRALKDDEYRADWEAYSESTGRPEVTLGDHFKHLK; from the coding sequence ATGAGTAACGCAGACGCGCCCAAGAAAACAACGTCCCAAGGAGGTGTGAAGACCCTGCCCGGTTTCTCGACATTCTCCTCAGCGCAGGATGGCGCCGAGATCGACCCGCAGGAGTACGCGCGCCTCCTGGAGTTTTACGATACCAGCTTCCGAAACATCGCGGAAGGTGAGGTCGTCAAGGGGACCGTCGTCAAGGTCACCCCCACCGAAGTCGTCGTCGACGTCGGCTTCAAGTCCGAAGGCATCATCCCGATCGAAGAGTTCATCGACGAGAACGGCCAGGTGGCCGCGCAGCCCGGCGATACGGTCGACGTGCTGCTCGAGCGCACCGAGGACCGCGACGGCTACGTCGTGCTGTCGCGCGAGAAGGCCGAGAAGATGAAGATCTGGGACGAGGTCGAGAAGGCCTACCAGGACAAGAAGGTCGTCATCGGCCGCGTCATCGAGCGGATCAAGGGCGGGCTCGCGGTGGACATCGGCGTGCGGGCGTTCCTGCCCGGCTCGCAGATCGACGTGCGGCCGGTCCGCAACCTCGACGCGCTGAAGGGGCAAGAGCTCCGGATGCGCGTCATCAAGGTCAACAAGAAGCGCGGCAACATCGTCCTCTCGCGCAAGGTCCTGCTCGAGGAAGAGAACGCCGAGAAGAAGAAGACGACGCTCGACACGCTCGCCGAGGGGAAGGTGCTGCGCGGCACGGTCAAGAACCTGACCGATTACGGCGCGTTCATCGATCTCGGCGGCATCGACGGCCTGCTGCACATCACCGACATGTCGTGGGGGCGCGTCACGCACCCGTCGGAGGTCGTGCGCGTCGGCGACGAGATCGACGTCATCGTCCTCAAGTACGACCCGGGCACCGAGCGCGTCTCGCTCGGCCACAAGCAGCTCGTGCCGGATCCGTGGGGCAACGTCATCGAGCGCTACCCGGTCGGCATCCGCGTGGCCGGCAAGGTCGTGAGCCTCACCGACTACGGCGCGTTCGTCGAGCTGGAACCGGGCGTCGAAGGGCTGATCCACGTGTCGGAGATGTCGTGGAGCAAGCGCGTGAAGCATCCGTCGAAGATGCTGAACGTCGGCGACTCGGTGGAGGCCATGGTGCTCGGCGTCGACCCCGGCGCCCGCCGGATCTCGCTCGGCCTGAAGCAGGTCGAGAGCAACCCGTGGCACGAGCTGGCGAGCAAGTACCCGGTCGGCACGACGATCACCGGCAAGGTGCGGAACCTCACCGAGTTCGGCGCGTTCGTCGAGGTCGAGGAGGGCATCGACGGCCTCATCCACATCTCGGACATGTCGTGGAGCAAGATCAAGCACCCGTCCGAGGTCTTGAAGAAGGGCGATACCGTCGAGGCGCAGGTGCTCAGCATCGACGCCGACAACCAGCGGCTGTCGCTCGGGCTCAAGCAGTTGCAGACGGGCATCTGGAAGGAGTTCTTCGACAAGCACCGCGTCGGGGACGTCGTCGACGGCAAGGTCGTGCGGCTCACCAACTTCGGTGCGTTCGTGGAGCTGGCCGACGGCATCGAAGGGCTGATCCACGTCTCGGAGTTCGACTCGACGCAGGGCGGAGAGAAGCTGGAGCTGCGTCCGGGCGAGACCTACCAGATGAAGATCATCCGCCTCGTACCCGAGGAGCGGAAGATCGGCCTCAGCATCCGGGCCCTCAAGGACGACGAGTATCGCGCCGATTGGGAGGCGTACTCGGAGTCGACGGGCCGGCCCGAGGTGACGCTGGGCGATCACTTCAAGCACCTGAAGTGA
- a CDS encoding integration host factor subunit beta produces MTKAELVEEVSRVSDLTKKHSEVIVDTVFQTIVEALRRGDKIELRGFGSFRLRRREPRKGRNPKTGDKVDVPPKHVPYFKPGKELKDLINKADAGPAPHSEPTGLPE; encoded by the coding sequence ATGACAAAAGCAGAACTGGTCGAAGAAGTCTCGCGCGTCTCGGACCTCACCAAGAAGCACTCCGAGGTCATCGTCGATACCGTCTTCCAGACCATCGTCGAGGCGCTGCGCCGCGGCGACAAGATCGAGCTGCGCGGGTTCGGGAGCTTCCGGCTGCGCCGGCGCGAGCCGCGCAAGGGCCGCAATCCGAAGACGGGCGACAAGGTGGACGTGCCGCCCAAGCACGTGCCCTACTTCAAGCCGGGCAAAGAGCTGAAGGATTTGATCAACAAGGCCGACGCCGGCCCGGCGCCACACTCCGAGCCGACCGGCCTTCCGGAGTAG
- a CDS encoding HIT domain-containing protein: MDRLYTPWRLAYVTGGAASRSECVFCAAAGGSADQPLLVHRGERAFVILNKFPYNNGHVMVVPNRHAPRLSDFDGAELAEVMALAQLVERALTELYRPQGFNMGVNVGTSAGAGIADHLHLHVVPRWNGDTSFMTVFGDTRVLPEELGTTATRLREAIARLER; this comes from the coding sequence ATGGATCGCCTCTACACGCCCTGGCGGCTGGCCTACGTGACCGGGGGCGCGGCGTCGCGAAGCGAATGCGTCTTCTGCGCCGCGGCCGGCGGCTCGGCGGATCAGCCGCTCCTCGTCCACCGCGGCGAGCGCGCGTTCGTCATCCTCAACAAGTTCCCCTACAACAACGGCCACGTGATGGTCGTGCCGAACCGGCATGCGCCGCGGCTGTCGGACTTCGACGGCGCGGAGCTCGCCGAGGTGATGGCGCTCGCGCAGCTCGTCGAACGCGCGCTGACGGAGCTGTACCGGCCGCAGGGGTTCAACATGGGCGTGAACGTCGGCACGTCGGCGGGCGCAGGCATCGCCGACCACCTCCACCTCCACGTCGTCCCGCGCTGGAACGGCGACACGAGCTTCATGACGGTCTTCGGCGACACGCGCGTGCTCCCCGAAGAGCTCGGCACCACGGCGACGCGGCTCCGCGAGGCGATCGCCCGGCTCGAGCGATGA
- a CDS encoding acyl-CoA dehydrogenase family protein, with protein sequence MDFSLSPAQEAFLDRVRAFARDEVAPRAAEIDATARYPRELVARAAEVGLLAMTLPPPAGGGQACLTSALAIELVAGASATVAVILTVTNALVVEPIAVAGTAAQRDAWLHRLASGAALGAFALSEADAGSDSANQQARATPVPEGYVLSGTKVWVANAEQADVAIVFAATAGDGPRRQISAFLVPLDAPGVSRRPCDSLGVRGLGCVDLIFDRVSLPSDARLGPEGGGFAIAMRALQGGRIAIAAQALGVGQSALDEALEYARTRHAFGQPIGQFQAIQFQLADLATELEAARLLTWRAADLYDRSPSVVKEAAMAKLQASEAAHAAADRAMQILASSGYRRGSRLERLFRDARATEIYQGTSEVQRLLIAKALLGGPAH encoded by the coding sequence ATGGATTTCTCGCTCTCGCCGGCGCAGGAAGCGTTTCTCGATCGCGTCCGCGCGTTCGCGCGCGACGAGGTGGCGCCGCGCGCGGCGGAGATCGACGCGACCGCGCGGTATCCGCGCGAGCTGGTCGCACGCGCGGCGGAGGTCGGCCTGCTCGCGATGACGCTGCCGCCGCCCGCCGGCGGCGGGCAGGCGTGCCTCACGAGCGCGCTCGCCATCGAGCTCGTCGCGGGCGCGAGCGCGACGGTGGCCGTCATCCTCACGGTGACGAACGCGCTCGTCGTCGAGCCGATCGCCGTCGCGGGCACGGCGGCGCAGCGCGACGCCTGGCTGCACCGGCTCGCGTCCGGCGCCGCGCTGGGCGCCTTCGCGCTGTCCGAGGCAGACGCCGGATCGGACTCCGCGAATCAGCAGGCACGCGCGACGCCGGTGCCCGAAGGCTATGTGCTGTCGGGCACCAAGGTGTGGGTGGCCAACGCCGAGCAGGCCGATGTCGCCATCGTGTTCGCGGCGACCGCCGGCGATGGGCCCCGCCGGCAGATCTCCGCGTTCCTCGTTCCGCTCGACGCGCCCGGCGTCTCGCGTCGCCCGTGTGATTCGCTCGGCGTCCGCGGGCTCGGCTGCGTCGATCTGATCTTCGACCGTGTGTCGCTGCCGTCCGACGCACGCCTCGGCCCCGAGGGCGGCGGCTTCGCCATCGCCATGCGCGCGTTGCAAGGCGGACGGATCGCGATCGCGGCGCAGGCGCTCGGCGTGGGGCAGTCGGCGCTCGACGAGGCGCTCGAGTACGCACGCACGCGGCACGCGTTCGGGCAGCCGATCGGCCAGTTCCAGGCGATCCAGTTCCAGCTCGCGGATCTGGCGACCGAGCTCGAGGCCGCGCGGCTGCTGACGTGGCGGGCCGCCGATCTCTACGATCGCTCGCCGTCGGTCGTGAAGGAGGCGGCGATGGCCAAGCTCCAGGCGTCGGAGGCCGCGCATGCCGCCGCCGATCGCGCGATGCAGATCCTCGCCTCGTCGGGCTACCGGCGCGGGTCGCGGCTCGAGCGTCTGTTCCGCGACGCGCGCGCGACGGAGATCTACCAGGGCACCTCGGAGGTCCAGCGGCTGCTCATCGCCAAGGCGTTGCTCGGCGGGCCCGCCCACTGA
- a CDS encoding acyl-CoA dehydrogenase family protein has translation MIPSAPMSDPPAPPGPLTRLAEDEHLFRLSVREFARAAVRPLVREMDQQGALSPAIVARLFELGLMGIEVPESAGGAGGRFFHAILAVEELSRVDPSVGLLVDVQNTLVVNAVRRWGTPALAAEVLPRLASSVVGAYALSEAEAGSDAFALQTSAVSEGGAFVLSGRKLWITNAHEAGLFIVFATVDRGAGHRGITAFVVDRDTPGLSVGRKEDKLGIRASSTCEVVLDCCRVPAARVLGTVGQGYKVAIETLNDGRIGIGAQMVGLAADALERAIAHVSARRQFGRPIAEFQAVQFQLARAAADLEAARLLVYNAARLRDAGEPLVAESAIAKLVASETAERVASLAVNLLGGAGFVRDGMVEKLYRDAKIGQIYEGTSNLQLQTIAKHLLRPAR, from the coding sequence ATGATACCATCCGCCCCCATGTCGGACCCGCCCGCGCCGCCCGGTCCGCTCACGAGGCTCGCAGAGGACGAACACCTGTTCCGGCTGTCGGTCCGCGAGTTCGCCCGGGCGGCGGTGCGGCCGCTCGTCCGCGAGATGGATCAGCAGGGTGCGCTCTCGCCCGCGATCGTCGCGCGGCTCTTCGAGCTGGGCCTCATGGGCATCGAAGTGCCGGAATCGGCGGGCGGCGCCGGCGGCCGGTTCTTCCACGCGATCCTCGCCGTCGAGGAGCTCTCGCGGGTCGATCCGTCGGTGGGCCTGCTCGTCGACGTCCAGAACACGCTCGTCGTCAACGCCGTGCGACGGTGGGGCACGCCGGCGCTCGCCGCCGAGGTGCTGCCCAGGCTCGCCTCGTCCGTCGTCGGCGCGTACGCGCTCTCGGAGGCGGAAGCGGGCAGCGACGCGTTCGCGCTGCAGACGAGCGCGGTCTCCGAGGGCGGCGCGTTCGTCCTGAGCGGCCGCAAGCTCTGGATCACGAACGCGCACGAGGCCGGGCTGTTCATCGTCTTCGCGACGGTCGATCGCGGCGCCGGCCACCGCGGCATCACCGCGTTCGTCGTCGACCGCGACACGCCGGGGCTCTCCGTCGGACGAAAAGAAGACAAGCTCGGCATCAGAGCGTCGAGCACGTGCGAGGTCGTGCTCGATTGCTGCCGCGTGCCGGCCGCGCGCGTCCTCGGAACGGTGGGCCAGGGCTACAAGGTCGCGATCGAGACGCTGAACGATGGCCGCATCGGGATCGGCGCGCAGATGGTGGGCCTCGCCGCCGACGCGCTCGAGCGCGCGATCGCGCACGTCTCCGCGCGCCGGCAGTTCGGCCGTCCGATTGCCGAGTTCCAGGCCGTGCAGTTCCAACTGGCACGCGCGGCGGCCGACCTCGAAGCCGCGAGGCTGCTCGTCTACAACGCGGCGCGGCTCCGCGACGCGGGAGAACCGCTCGTCGCCGAATCCGCGATCGCCAAGCTCGTCGCATCCGAGACGGCCGAGCGCGTCGCGTCGCTCGCGGTCAACCTGCTCGGCGGCGCGGGGTTCGTCCGTGACGGCATGGTCGAGAAGCTGTACCGCGACGCGAAGATCGGACAGATCTACGAGGGGACGTCGAACCTGCAACTGCAGACGATCGCGAAGCACCTGCTGCGGCCGGCGCGGTGA